The following DNA comes from Moritella sp. 24.
GAATACGAAGAGCTACCCGCTATTTTGTGTGTTGAAGAAGCACTCGCAAAGAAAAGTTTTGTTACTGAGTCGCATCAACAAAAACGCGGTGATTCGGCAGCAGCCTTATCTGTTGCAACGCATATTTTAGAAGGCAGTATTCACATTGGTGGGCAAGAGCATTTCTATTTAGAAACGCAAGCCGCGTCAGTGATGCCAACTGAAGACGGTGGCATGATCGTGTATGCGTCCACGCAAAACCCAACCGAAGTGCAAAAACTCGTTGCTGAAGTGATAGGCGTACCGATGCACAAGGTTGTGATTGATATGCGTCGTATGGGTGGTGGCTTTGGTGGTAAAGAAACGCAAGCTGCAGGCCCCGCATGCTTATGTGCCGTATTTGCGAAGTTAACAGGACGACCAACTAAGATCCGTTTACCGCGTGTTGAAGATATGATGATGACAGGTAAGCGCCATCCCTTCTTTAACCAATACAAAGTTGGCTTTAATGATGATGGCCAAATCAACGGCATTGAAATTATCGTAGCGAGTAACTGTGGTTATTCACCGGATCTATCAAGCTCGATCACTGACCGTGCCATGTTCCATTCTGATAATGCCTACTATTTAGGTGATGCGACCATTACAGGCCATCGTTGTAAAACCAATACCGCATCAAACACTGCATTCCGTGGTTTTGGTGGCCCGCAAGGTATGATGACGATTGAACACATTATGGATGAAATTGCCGGAAAGCTAGGTAAAGATCCATTAGATGTACGTAAAGTGAATTTTTACGGTATCGACGAGCGTAATGTGACGCACTACTATCAAAAAGTAGAAGATAATTTTATTCATGATTTGGTTGCAGATCTTGAAGCGACAAGTGAGTATGCAGCACGTCGTAAAACAATTGATGAGTACAATAAAACCAGTCCAATTCTGAAAAAAGGTATCTCGTTAACCCCGGTTAAATTTGGTATATCATTTACAGCGACCTTCTTAAACCAAGCTGGTGCATTACTGCATGTTTATACCGATGGCAGTATGCAATTAAGCCACGGTGGTACTGAAATGGGGCAGGGGCTTAATACCAAGGTTGCGCAAATTGTTGCACAAGAGTTCCAAGTGGATATTGATAATATTCAAATCACCTCAGCGAATACCAGTAAAGTACCCAATACGTCACCGACAGCGGCATCGTCGGGTACCGATTTAAATGGTAAAGCGGCGCAAAATGCTGCTCGTACTATTAAGCAACGTCTGATTGATTTTTGTGTCGCCCACTTTGGTGTCACCGATGAAGAGGTTATTTTCAGTAATAATACCGTGACGATTCGTGAACAAATTATGACGTTTACCGATTTGATCCAACTCGCTTATTTTAATCAGATTTCTCTATCAAGTACTGGCTTCTATAAAACCCCTAAAATTTATTACGATCATGCGACCGCAAAGGGCCGCCCATTTTATTACTATGCTTATGGAGCATCGTGCTCTGAAGTTCTTATCGATACATTAACGGGTGAGTATAAAACCTTACGTGTGGATATTCTACATGATGTGGGCGCGTCACTAAACCCTGATATTGATATAGGCCAAATCGAAGGTGGTTTCATTCAAGGTATGGGTTGGTTAACAACCGAAGAACTGGTTTGGAATGATAAAGGTAAACTCGCGACGAATGGCCCTATGGGTTATAAGATCCCTGCGATTGCCGATACGCCAATTGATTTCAGAACGCATTTGGTTGAAAACCGCAGCAACCCAGAACAAACCGTCTATAACTCGAAAGCCGTTGGTGAACCACCGTTTATGCTGGGCATGTCTGTGTGGAGCGCATTACGAGATGCAGCCGCAAGTGTTGCAGAGCATCAATATGTACCGCATTTAGATACTCCTGCAACACCTGAACGGGTGCTATGGGCGGTGCAAGACGCTGAAAATTTTCAGCGTAGCGCGAACAAAGGTACAGCAGAAAACACGCGAATCACTGAGACTGAAATACTCAGCGAGACTGTTTAACGGCGTGTTTAGCGAGGAGGGATTATGATGTTTGAAGACAATTGGATTGATCCGCTTGCGGAGTTAAAGCAGCGTGGTGAAGTGTGTATCATGGTCACGGTACTTGAA
Coding sequences within:
- the xdhB gene encoding xanthine dehydrogenase molybdopterin binding subunit; the encoded protein is MSNHNKVQLSQPQLLAQVNQSIKTGVGKNVKHDSAGIQVTGEAIYVDDRLEYPNQLHVYVRMSDVAHANITKIDLTPCYEFEGVELAIEAKDVPGELDIGAILPGDPLLADGKVEYLGQAVIAVAANSMEIARQAAQAAIIEYEELPAILCVEEALAKKSFVTESHQQKRGDSAAALSVATHILEGSIHIGGQEHFYLETQAASVMPTEDGGMIVYASTQNPTEVQKLVAEVIGVPMHKVVIDMRRMGGGFGGKETQAAGPACLCAVFAKLTGRPTKIRLPRVEDMMMTGKRHPFFNQYKVGFNDDGQINGIEIIVASNCGYSPDLSSSITDRAMFHSDNAYYLGDATITGHRCKTNTASNTAFRGFGGPQGMMTIEHIMDEIAGKLGKDPLDVRKVNFYGIDERNVTHYYQKVEDNFIHDLVADLEATSEYAARRKTIDEYNKTSPILKKGISLTPVKFGISFTATFLNQAGALLHVYTDGSMQLSHGGTEMGQGLNTKVAQIVAQEFQVDIDNIQITSANTSKVPNTSPTAASSGTDLNGKAAQNAARTIKQRLIDFCVAHFGVTDEEVIFSNNTVTIREQIMTFTDLIQLAYFNQISLSSTGFYKTPKIYYDHATAKGRPFYYYAYGASCSEVLIDTLTGEYKTLRVDILHDVGASLNPDIDIGQIEGGFIQGMGWLTTEELVWNDKGKLATNGPMGYKIPAIADTPIDFRTHLVENRSNPEQTVYNSKAVGEPPFMLGMSVWSALRDAAASVAEHQYVPHLDTPATPERVLWAVQDAENFQRSANKGTAENTRITETEILSETV